The genome window TCACGACTGGCGGATCCAAAAGAACTGCCGCGATGGCAGTTGCCGCGTCCTGGATGAAATGCTGAAACCGCAAGGAACCGGAACCTTTGAAGAATGTTTAGCCAGCTTGCGGCAAGCCCAGACTCAATTACCGGCCCCCCCGGCGCATGCGCGGGTGGTGCTCGTGCTGCATGGATTGGGCCGGTATCGGGAATATTGCGAATCAATGGCGGCGGCCATTCGCAAAGAGACTGATGCCAAAGTAATTTGCCTGGGTTACCCCAGCACACAGGCGGATGTGGCGGCACATGCGGCCAGCTTGGCCAGCGTCATCCGTCACCTGCCCGAAGTCCAAGAAATTGATTTAGTGGCGCACAGCCTGGGTAATATTGTGATCCGGCATTATTGGCGGGACCAAACCGATCCGGCCAAGAAACTATCGCCCGATCCGCGCATTCGGCGAATCGTGATGGTCGGCCCCCCCAATCAAGGGGCGCAGCTCGCGCGGCGCGCGGGACAAAACGTGTTGTTCGATAGTTTTTCCGGTCCATCCGGGCAACAACTAGCGCGGGGTTGGGAAAAATTGGAACCGCAATTGGGCACACCGACCTGCGAGTTTGGAATTATTGCGGGGGGGCTGGGAAATGACTTTGGTTATAATGTGCTGATCGACGGGGATGATGATATTTTGGTTGGCGTGGAAGAAGCCAAATTGCCCGGCGCGCGGGATTTTGTGTTGCTCCCCGCGTCGCATTTTCGCCAGATGAGCGACCCCCAGGTCCAGCAGGCGGCGGTGCGATTTTTGCAACATGGATACTTTTTGACCGAAGCGGAAAAACAGCCGCTTCCCTAATCAACGCAACAAGCTGGTTTAACGGAAACCTATTTGAATCATGGACCAGAGCGCGGATCTAGCGGCGATACCTTATTCCGGCCGCATCTGCGCAGTCGATTACGGGACCGTGCGGATTGGCTGGGCTATTACCGACCCGGCACAAAGCTTGGTTTCACCCGGAGAAATTTACCACCGCCGCACTCCCGCGCTGGATGCGGGTTACTTTCAACAACTGTCCCAACAGGAGCAGATTTGCGGGTTTATCGTGGGCTTGCCGGTGCACGGCAATGGCCAAGAAAGCCAAAAATCGCGCGAAGCCCGGCAGTTTGCCAAATGGCTGGGGG of Pirellulales bacterium contains these proteins:
- the ruvX gene encoding Holliday junction resolvase RuvX; translated protein: MDQSADLAAIPYSGRICAVDYGTVRIGWAITDPAQSLVSPGEIYHRRTPALDAGYFQQLSQQEQICGFIVGLPVHGNGQESQKSREARQFAKWLGGLTSQPVALHDERYTTRAAEEILRESGLKASQRKKHLDKLAATVLLQSYLESRHQPTHSPPPLEDPS